In Frederiksenia canicola, the sequence CGAAACACACTATAGTGATGATTACGCTCGAGCTTTGGGTTACATTTATGCAAGAGAAGGGGTGTTTGATAAAGCAAAACCTTACTTTGTACAGTTGCTTGAACACCAAGAATGTACTCCAAATGATCGGATAATGGCACTTTATGTTGCCGAACAGTTAAATGATTCAGCACTCATTGGAACCATTCGCACTCAGAATTTAAAAGAAGTAAAAATGGAAGCTAAAGAACCTTCTGTTCTGTTATTACCAAATTCTTAGTACGAAGAGATAATTGTCGTTTTCTATGAAAAAATCCCACGCTAACAATTGTTAGGTGGGATTTTTGATCGATTTGCAAAAAAACTGTCGGAACTGACCGCTTGTAAGTCATAAAAAAACCAAGTGTTTGCTTGGTTTTTTTATTTCTATTTAATATTTTTGTTTTAAATTATTGAGTGCAATTAAACCTTTATCACAACTTTTTTGCTGCATTTCACTGTCCATTTTTAAGATTTTTTGTTTAGAAGAAGACAGTTTGTCTTTCATCTTTTTTACTTGGATGTGTGTGCCGGGTTGTTTTTCTGCTTCAGAAATTAGCTTATCGCCTTCTTTAAATAATTGCAGACATGGTTGTGCCAACTTATTCGGAGTTTGTGGTTTCGCAATGTTTAGTGAGGAGGTTTTTAGGTCTGCTGCGAAGCTATTTCCATTTACGAACATGCAGCTAATAACAAAAAAAGAAGAGATAGTGTACTTAAACATAACAAGTTCTTTAAAAGGTTTTACAAATTGGTGTGTATGGTATAACAAATCGATTTATTCTGGCAATCAGATATTTTTAAATTCATTCTATTTGCTATGTCGTTACTAGAGTCAGGTTGCCAGTAGAATTCAACATAATGTATTCTTTTACATTTGTATAACATTACAGTGTTGATTTAAGTCAAAATTAATTAAATAAAAGTTAACAAGTCTTAAATTTTCGCGGCAATTTGTGATCAATGTAACGGTTTTGCTATTTTTAATTTTGCTATTTACAGGTAAAATAGTTGCTGAGATCTTGGTAAAAAAAGTTCTGTAAAGAATATTAAACAGGGTCAATTTTTGTTGGGTGATTACGGTTTTGTAATCAATAATTCGAACTTGTAATATTAAAAGAGGTTTGAGATGTTAGACGTTGTTGAACTCTCACGATTGCAGTTTGCATTAACTGCTCTCTACCACTTCTTGTTCGTGCCGTTGACATTAGGTCTTTCTTTCGTTCTTGTAGTGATGGAAACACTTTATGTAACGACGGGTAAAGAGGTGTATAAGGATATGACGAAGTTCTGGGGTAAGTTATTCGGTATTAACTTCGCTCTAGGGGTAACGACAGGGATTACAATGGAATTCCAATTCGGTACTAACTGGTCATATTATTCTCACTATGTTGGTGATATCTTTGGTGCTCCATTAGCAATTGAAGGGTTGATGGCGTTCTTCTTAGAATCTACTTTCATTGGTCTTTTCTTCTTTGGTTGGAACCGTTTGTCAAAAGCAAAACACTTATTAGCAACTTATGCAGTTGCTTTCGGTTCTAACTTCTCTGCGTTGTGGATCTTAGTTGCAAATGGCTGGATGCAAAACCCTGTTGGTTCTGAATTCAACTTTGAAACCATGCGTATGGAAATGTCTAGCTTCTCTGAGCTTGTTCTAAATCCTGTTACACAAGCTAAATTCTTACATACTGTTTCTGCTGGTTATACTTGTGGTGCGGTATTTGTGTTAGGGATCAGTGCGTACTATATCTTAAAAGGCCGTGATTTAGGATTCGCTCGTCGTTCATTCTCTGTGGGGGCAAGTTTCGGTTTATTGGCAATTATTGCAGTCATTATTATGGGCGATGAGTCTGGCTATTCGGTTGGTAGAGCTCAGCCGGTAAAATTAGCTGCGATGGAAGGTGAATTTGAAACTCACCCTGCTCCAGCGGCATGGAATGTAATTGTGCTTCCAAATACGGCAGAAATGAAAAACGAATTTGCCATTTCTATTCCTTATGCGGCAGGTATTATTGCAACTCGTTCGCTTGATACAGAAATCAAAGGTTTGAAAGACTTACGTGTTGAAAATGAACAGCGAGTGCGTAACGGTATCGTTGCTTACGGTTTGTTAGAGAAGCTTCGCACAGGAAATTATACTGCGGAAGATAAAGAGGCGTTCAAAGCCGTTCAGCATGATCTTGGTTTTGGTTTATTATTAAAGCCTTATACGGATAAAGTCGTTGATGCAACTGAAGAACAAATTAAGAAAGCAGCTGCGGATACCATTCCAAACGTAGGACCAACTTTCTGGGCATTCCGTATCATGATGGCTGCTGGTGGTTTAATGCTTCTTCTTATTGGTGCCGCGTTTATTCAGAATATGCGTGGTACAGTGGGATCAAGACCATTATTACTTAAAGCCTTATTATGGGGAATTCCACTTCCTTGGATTGCCATTGAAAGTGGCTGGTTCTTAGCGGAATATGGTCGTCAACCATGGGCTGTTTATAATGTGCTACCAACAGGTGTGAGTAACTCAGCATTAACTACAGCTGATTTATGGATTGCAATCGGCCTATTATGTGGCTTGTACACATTGTTCTTGGTTATTGAAATGTATTTAATGTTCAAATATGGTCGTTTAGGTCCAAGTTCATTAAAAACAGGTCGTTACCACTTTGAGCAATCTGCGAAATAAGTAGGGGTAAACTATGTTAGATTATGAAGTTTTACGCTTTATTTGGTGGATCTTAATCGGCGTTTTATTAATTGGTTTTGCTGTAACTGATGGTTTTGATATGGGCGTATTAATCCTATTACCAGTAGTTGGCAAGAGTAATGTTGAGCGTCGTGTCATGATTAACTCAATCGCACCCCACTGGGATGGTAACCAAGTTTGGTTATTAACTGCGGGTGGTGCAATCTTTGCTGCGTGGCCAACAGTTTACGCAACATCATTCTCAGGCTTTTTCTTAGCCATGATTTTAGTTTTAGCCGCGTTATTCTTCCGCCCAGTAGGCTTTGAATATCGTGCAAAAATTGATGATCAAAAATGGCGTAATGCTTGGGACTGGGGCTTATTTATTGGTGGCTTCGTTCCGTCATTAATTTTTGGCGTGGCATTTGGTAATTTATTACAAGGTGTACCATTCCATTTCAATGAGATTAACCAGGTGACTTATGAAGGTTCGACACTTTGGAAATTGTTAGGCTTATTAAATCCATTTGCATTGCTTTGCGGTGTAGTGAGTTTAATGATGCTCACAACTCAGGGTGCAGCCTGGTTACAAATGAAAACTACGGGTGAATTACGCAATCGTGTAAGAAACATTGCTCAAGTGACTGCTTTAGTATCATTAGGTGCCTTCTTACTAGCTGGCGTATGGTTATACTTCAAAGATGGTTTCGTTGTGACTAGCATGATTGATCACAATGCGGCATCAACTATTTCAAATAAAACGGTGGTATTAGAACAAGGTGCGTGGTTCAAAAACTACTTCGAAATGCCGATCTTGTTTGTGGTTCCTGCATTAGCAGTGTTAGGGGCATTATTAACTGTGGTTGCATCAAAAGCAAACAATAGTGGCTTAGCGTTCTTTGCGTCATCAATAATGCAAGCAGGGATCATCTTAACTGCTGGTGTGTCAATGTTCCCATTTGTGATGCCGTCAATTACTCATCCAGAAATGAGTTTAACCATGTGGGATGCAACAGCGAGTCATAACACTCTTGGCGTTATGTTTATCGTTGCTTGTATTTTTGTACCGCTTGTTCTTGCATATACTGTTTGGAGTTATATTAAGATGTATGGTCGTCTTGACTCTAAATATATTGAGAACAACAGTGCGAGCTTATATTAAGGAGAACAACTATGTTTTATGTAACTTGGGTATTAGGTGTTCTACTTGCCATTCTGTTTGCAACGGTAATCACTATTAGTATTGAAAAAACAGGCAAATTTGACGAGTAAGCATGATTAACTCACTCTATAATGTAACAAGAAAGGGCTGGCTTAAAGCCCTTTCTTTTATCCTAGCAACTGCAATGTTTGCGGCGATTTTGATGAATTCATTTATGTTCGCACAACATTTCGGTGGAAGTATTCCCTATTTGGCGATTCTCGTCTTTTATGGAATGGCCATTTTATGGATTCATGGTATTGGATTTGAAATTAAATCAACACCTTTTAAATTGATTTTCTTACCAATAACAGGCTATCTCATTACTACCCCCGCTTTTCTTTACATTGTTTTAAATTAAACAATAAATTACTCTTCAAGCCCTAACTATTTTTACACACCAAAGTGGGAAAGGGCTTGCACAAAGAATTTTCTCTCTCTACAATAAGAAGTCGAGATCGCCTAGTTTTTAGGCGTTTTTTTATGGCTGGAAAATGGAGGTGAGAATGAACTTTCCAATTCGAGTATATTACGAAAATACAGATGCAGGTGGGGTAGTTTACCACGCGCAATACCTAAATTTTTTCGAGCGAGCAAGAACAGAATGCTTACGAACGCTCTCATTTTCTCAGCAAACATTATTGGAACAGAATTTCGCATTTGTGGTCAAAAAGCTGGAAATTGACTATAAACAGCCTGCCCGTTTGGACGATCTACTCTCAGTTGAAACCATTGTCCACGAAATTAAGAAAGCGTCCATTGTTTTTGAGCAGCATTTATGGCGAGAAAATATTTGTCTCTGTTCAGCGAAAGTGGTCGTAGCAAGTGTGGATTTAGCTAAAATGAAACCAATAGCCATTCCACCAGGGATTTATCAGGCTCTGCAAGCGGTCTGATCGTCTAAAATTTTTACAATATTGGAGTTTGTTAATGCCAACCGAATCAACAGGATTTAATTTAGTTTCGCTCTTTTTAGAAGCAAGCATCGTGGTGAAAATCGTGATGCTTATTTTAATTATTTTTTCCGTATTATCTTGGGCGGTGATCATTCAACGTAGTCGTGTGATTGCTCAAGCAAAAAAAGAGTCTTTGGCATTTGAAGATCGTTTTTGGTCAGGTGAAGATTTACACCGTTTACATGAAGGTTTAGAGAATCGTCGTGATGGATTAAGCGGTGCAGAGCAGATCTTCTATGTTGGTTTTAAAGAGTATAACCGTCTTCAGCAAGTTAACTCTGATGCACCAGAATTTATTATTCAAGGTTCAAGCCGAGCAATGAATCTCGCATTGAACCGAGAGTTGGAAAGTATTGGAAATTATATTCCGTTTTTAGGTACAGTTGGTTCAATTAGCCCTTATATTGGTTTATTTGGAACAGTATGGGGAATCATGCACTCCTTTATGGGATTAAGTGCAGTAAAACAAGCAACACTACAATCAGTTGCACCAGGTATTGCTGAAGCATTGATTGCGACTGCAATTGGTCTATTTGCTGCAATTCCTGCGGTAATGGCATATAACCGTTTAAATTTGCAAGTCGCTAAATTGGAACAAAACTATGTGAACTTCATTGATGAGTTCACTTCTATTTTACATCGCCAAGCTTTTGCAAAAAGATAGCATCATTTGCAAAACTTTTAGAGAATCTGACCGCTTGTCGTGTCAGAACAGGAAATTGAATATAAGAGGAAAATATGTCTTACCGTCGTCGTAAACGTAATGACATTAAATCTGAAATTAATATCGTGCCATTTTTAGATGTGCTATTGGTGCTTTTATTGATTTTCATGGCTACTGCACCAATCATCAGCCAAAGTGTAGAAGTCGATTTGCCAGAAGAACGTCATAGTCAATCAGTATCAAATGAAGATAAAACGCCCGTTATTTTAGAAATTTCAGGGGTAGATCAGTTCAAACTAAAAATTGACGGAAATTATGTGCAAGTAAATAATGTTGAAAATCTAACGGAACAAGATGTTGTTGCTCACGCAGCTAATGCTTTTCAGCAAGATAATAATACACTCTTTTTAGTTGCTGGTGGCAAAGATGTACCTTATGAAGAAGTGATGAAAGGTATTTCATTACTTAAGGATGCAGGCATTAAATCGGTTGGTTTAATGACGCAAGGCAAATAGCAAGGACAGCCTGTGAAAGTGAATAATGATAGACTAGAACTTGCCATCATTGTTTCGATCATTTTGCATTTATTGTTGATCGGGCTGTTAGTTTTAGGCTCTCTCTTTACAAATATGATTCAGCCAGCCGCAGGTGGAAGTGGCGGTGATGCGGATACTCTTGATGCAGTGATGGTTGATACAGGACAGGTCGCCGCAGAGTATGGGCAAATTGTTGCTCAAAAACAGAGCGAAAAAATAGCTAAAACTGAACCCAAAGAACAAGTGGTCAAAGACGACTTGCCTAAAAATGCAGCAGAAGATGTTGAAAAAGAAAAAGCTTTAGTAATTGCTCAACAGCAAAAATTAGAAGAACAGAAACGGAAACAAGAAGAGCAACAACGTCAGCAAGAAGAATTAAAACGCCAGCAAGAAATTGCTAAACAAGAACTATTGAAAAAACAGGAAGAAGAAACTCGCAAGAAAGCAGCAGAAGCCGCTAGATTAAAAGCAGAAGCCGAAGCAAAACGTTTAGAAGCTGCAGCAAAGCAAGCTGAAGAAGAGCGTAAAGCAAAAGAGGCAGAAAAACAGAAGCAGCTTGAAGAACAAAAAAGATTAGCGGCGGAGGCCAAAGTAAAAGCAGAGAAGGAAGCGAAAGAAAAAGCCGAACAGGAAGCAAAAGCTCAGGCTCAAAGAGAGGCAAAAGAGAAAGCGGAAAAAGAGGCAAAGTTAAAAGCAGAGAAAGAAGCTAAAGCAAAAGCGGAAAAAGAAGCGAAATTAAAAGCAGAAAAAGAAGCAAAAGCGAAAGCCGCTGCTGAGGCAAAAGCAGTAGCTGATGCTAAAGCAAAAGCCGATCAACAAGCTAAAAATAATAAAGCGCTCGATGATTTTCTGAGTGGCGGAGATGTTGGCGGTGGTTCAAGTAAAGGTGGTAATCAAAATGCTACGGGTTCACAAGGTAACGGCAATGCTAAAAGTGTGGGCGATGGCTTTGGAACAGAAGACCGAGGTTATGAAAACCTTATTAAAAAGAAACTTTCCCGCTATTATCGTGTCGAAGAGAGCTTTAGAGGGCGTGAGTGTCGGATTAAGCTGTTTTTAGAGCGAGATGGGCGAATTAGTAATTATCAGGTAATTTCGGGCCCTGATGATATTTGTCGGGCGGCAGTATCTGCCATTGTATCTGCAAAAACAGTTCCACCAGCTCCGAGTGATCAACTTTATAACAAGTATAAATCGCCAATAATGCGATTTAGCTTAAAAATTCAATAATATAAGGATTTATCCAATGAATTTTATAAAACGTTTTAGTAATCTGCTAACAATAGTGACGCTATTCTTTACTACCCATGCTATGGCAGATTCTGATGTCGTGATTTCTGTTGATGAAGGCGTTAGTTCAGCTCAGCCAATTGCGGTCGTGCCTTTTAAAGGTAACGGGAGTGTGCCAGCAGATGTTGCTCAGATTATCTCTGATGATTTACGTAATAGCGGTAAATTTAACCCAATTCCTGTTGTTCGGATGAAAGAGCAGCCAGGTTCAGCAGCAGAGGTTAACTCACAAAACTGGACAGACTTAGGTGTTGATACGATTGTGGTTGGACAAGTAACTGCGACAGGTAATGGTTATAATGTAGCATATCAATTAGTTGATACGTTAAGTACGCCTGCAGCGGTATTAACACAAGGTTCTTTTAATGTTCCAGCTGCTCAAATTCGTTTGGGGGCTCATACTGTGAGTGATCAAGTTTTTGAAAAAATCACGCAAATTCGCGGTGCTTTTAGAACTAAAATTGCTTATGTTGTACAACGTGGATCGGCTTCTTATGAATTACGTGTTGCGGATTATGATGGCTTTAATGCATTTACCGTAGTGAGAAGTAAAGAGCCATTGATGTCGCCAGAGTGGTCGCCAGATGGCTCAAAATTAGCGTATGTCACATTTGAAAATAAAAAGTCTCAAGTGGTTGTACATGATCTCCGTTCGGGAGCTCGGAAAATTATTGGTGCATTGAAAGGGCATAACGGTGCACCGTCTTTTTCACCAGATGGATCTCGAGTCGCATTTGCATCTAATCAAGATGGTGTATTAAACATTTATGTAACTGGGGCATCGGGTGGTACACCTCGTCAATTAACCAGTGGTGCAGGTAATAATACTGAACCAAGCTGGTCACCAGATGGCGGTTATATTTTATTTACTTCGGATAGAGCTGGCTCACCACAAGTTTATCAAATGAGTGCAAATGGTGGTGGTGCAAGTCTCATCGGTGGTAATGGAAGCGGAAAAATTTCCGCAGATGGTAAGAATTTAATTATGGTTTCAGGAGATAAAATTGTAAAACGTGATTTGGCTTCAGGCAGTACAGAAGTATTAAGTTCTACGTTTTTAGACGAAAGTCCAAGTATCTCACCAAATGGAACTATGGTTATTTACAGCTCTACCAAAGGTGTGAGCAAAGTGTTACAATTGGTGTCCGCAGATGGCCGTTTCAAAGCTAACTTGCCGGGAGCAGGTGGACAATATAAATTCCCTGCTTGGTCACCGTACTTGACTAAACAATAATTCTTTTTAGGAGAAAAAAATGAAAAAACTAGCTAAAGTTTTAATGATCGCGGCACCAGCATTCGTTTTAGCAGCTTGCAGCAGCTCAAACGATAAAGCAAACGCAGCAATGAATGATGGACAAATGTTTGGCGGTATGTCTGTTCAAGATTTACAAACTCGCTACAACACTGTGTACTTCGGTTTTGACAGCTATTCTGTTGATGGCGAATACCAAACTTTATTAGATGCACACGCTGCATACTTAACTTCTGTAAATGGCAAAGTGACTGTTTCTGGTCACGCTGATGAACGTGGTACACCAGAGTACAACATCGCATTAGGTCAACGTCGTGCAGATGCAGTAAAAGGTTACTTAGCTGCTAAAGGTGCAAACAATGTTTCAACTGTTTCTTACGGTGAAGAGAAACCAGCTGTTTTAGGTCACACAGAAGCTGACTACTCTAAAAACCGTCGTGCAGTGTTAGAGTACTAATCTCTAATTCTGAACATTGAAAGAGGCCCCGAATAATTCGGGGCTTTTTTATTTTTCT encodes:
- a CDS encoding DUF5339 domain-containing protein codes for the protein MFKYTISSFFVISCMFVNGNSFAADLKTSSLNIAKPQTPNKLAQPCLQLFKEGDKLISEAEKQPGTHIQVKKMKDKLSSSKQKILKMDSEMQQKSCDKGLIALNNLKQKY
- a CDS encoding cytochrome ubiquinol oxidase subunit I, with product MLDVVELSRLQFALTALYHFLFVPLTLGLSFVLVVMETLYVTTGKEVYKDMTKFWGKLFGINFALGVTTGITMEFQFGTNWSYYSHYVGDIFGAPLAIEGLMAFFLESTFIGLFFFGWNRLSKAKHLLATYAVAFGSNFSALWILVANGWMQNPVGSEFNFETMRMEMSSFSELVLNPVTQAKFLHTVSAGYTCGAVFVLGISAYYILKGRDLGFARRSFSVGASFGLLAIIAVIIMGDESGYSVGRAQPVKLAAMEGEFETHPAPAAWNVIVLPNTAEMKNEFAISIPYAAGIIATRSLDTEIKGLKDLRVENEQRVRNGIVAYGLLEKLRTGNYTAEDKEAFKAVQHDLGFGLLLKPYTDKVVDATEEQIKKAAADTIPNVGPTFWAFRIMMAAGGLMLLLIGAAFIQNMRGTVGSRPLLLKALLWGIPLPWIAIESGWFLAEYGRQPWAVYNVLPTGVSNSALTTADLWIAIGLLCGLYTLFLVIEMYLMFKYGRLGPSSLKTGRYHFEQSAK
- the cydB gene encoding cytochrome d ubiquinol oxidase subunit II; this translates as MLDYEVLRFIWWILIGVLLIGFAVTDGFDMGVLILLPVVGKSNVERRVMINSIAPHWDGNQVWLLTAGGAIFAAWPTVYATSFSGFFLAMILVLAALFFRPVGFEYRAKIDDQKWRNAWDWGLFIGGFVPSLIFGVAFGNLLQGVPFHFNEINQVTYEGSTLWKLLGLLNPFALLCGVVSLMMLTTQGAAWLQMKTTGELRNRVRNIAQVTALVSLGAFLLAGVWLYFKDGFVVTSMIDHNAASTISNKTVVLEQGAWFKNYFEMPILFVVPALAVLGALLTVVASKANNSGLAFFASSIMQAGIILTAGVSMFPFVMPSITHPEMSLTMWDATASHNTLGVMFIVACIFVPLVLAYTVWSYIKMYGRLDSKYIENNSASLY
- a CDS encoding CydX/CbdX family cytochrome bd oxidase small subunit, with the translated sequence MFYVTWVLGVLLAILFATVITISIEKTGKFDE
- the ybgE gene encoding cyd operon protein YbgE encodes the protein MINSLYNVTRKGWLKALSFILATAMFAAILMNSFMFAQHFGGSIPYLAILVFYGMAILWIHGIGFEIKSTPFKLIFLPITGYLITTPAFLYIVLN
- the ybgC gene encoding tol-pal system-associated acyl-CoA thioesterase, whose amino-acid sequence is MNFPIRVYYENTDAGGVVYHAQYLNFFERARTECLRTLSFSQQTLLEQNFAFVVKKLEIDYKQPARLDDLLSVETIVHEIKKASIVFEQHLWRENICLCSAKVVVASVDLAKMKPIAIPPGIYQALQAV
- the tolQ gene encoding protein TolQ, giving the protein MPTESTGFNLVSLFLEASIVVKIVMLILIIFSVLSWAVIIQRSRVIAQAKKESLAFEDRFWSGEDLHRLHEGLENRRDGLSGAEQIFYVGFKEYNRLQQVNSDAPEFIIQGSSRAMNLALNRELESIGNYIPFLGTVGSISPYIGLFGTVWGIMHSFMGLSAVKQATLQSVAPGIAEALIATAIGLFAAIPAVMAYNRLNLQVAKLEQNYVNFIDEFTSILHRQAFAKR
- the tolR gene encoding colicin uptake protein TolR, which translates into the protein MSYRRRKRNDIKSEINIVPFLDVLLVLLLIFMATAPIISQSVEVDLPEERHSQSVSNEDKTPVILEISGVDQFKLKIDGNYVQVNNVENLTEQDVVAHAANAFQQDNNTLFLVAGGKDVPYEEVMKGISLLKDAGIKSVGLMTQGK
- the tolA gene encoding cell envelope integrity protein TolA; protein product: MKVNNDRLELAIIVSIILHLLLIGLLVLGSLFTNMIQPAAGGSGGDADTLDAVMVDTGQVAAEYGQIVAQKQSEKIAKTEPKEQVVKDDLPKNAAEDVEKEKALVIAQQQKLEEQKRKQEEQQRQQEELKRQQEIAKQELLKKQEEETRKKAAEAARLKAEAEAKRLEAAAKQAEEERKAKEAEKQKQLEEQKRLAAEAKVKAEKEAKEKAEQEAKAQAQREAKEKAEKEAKLKAEKEAKAKAEKEAKLKAEKEAKAKAAAEAKAVADAKAKADQQAKNNKALDDFLSGGDVGGGSSKGGNQNATGSQGNGNAKSVGDGFGTEDRGYENLIKKKLSRYYRVEESFRGRECRIKLFLERDGRISNYQVISGPDDICRAAVSAIVSAKTVPPAPSDQLYNKYKSPIMRFSLKIQ
- the tolB gene encoding Tol-Pal system beta propeller repeat protein TolB, yielding MADSDVVISVDEGVSSAQPIAVVPFKGNGSVPADVAQIISDDLRNSGKFNPIPVVRMKEQPGSAAEVNSQNWTDLGVDTIVVGQVTATGNGYNVAYQLVDTLSTPAAVLTQGSFNVPAAQIRLGAHTVSDQVFEKITQIRGAFRTKIAYVVQRGSASYELRVADYDGFNAFTVVRSKEPLMSPEWSPDGSKLAYVTFENKKSQVVVHDLRSGARKIIGALKGHNGAPSFSPDGSRVAFASNQDGVLNIYVTGASGGTPRQLTSGAGNNTEPSWSPDGGYILFTSDRAGSPQVYQMSANGGGASLIGGNGSGKISADGKNLIMVSGDKIVKRDLASGSTEVLSSTFLDESPSISPNGTMVIYSSTKGVSKVLQLVSADGRFKANLPGAGGQYKFPAWSPYLTKQ
- a CDS encoding OmpA family protein gives rise to the protein MKKLAKVLMIAAPAFVLAACSSSNDKANAAMNDGQMFGGMSVQDLQTRYNTVYFGFDSYSVDGEYQTLLDAHAAYLTSVNGKVTVSGHADERGTPEYNIALGQRRADAVKGYLAAKGANNVSTVSYGEEKPAVLGHTEADYSKNRRAVLEY